In one Mucilaginibacter ginsenosidivorax genomic region, the following are encoded:
- a CDS encoding thymidylate synthase, which yields MKQYLDLMKHVLETGAQKHDRTGTGTVSVFGYQMRFNLKDGFPMVTTKKLHLKSIIHELIWFLSGDSNIRYLKENGVRIWDEWADADGNLGPVYGVQWRSWPTPDGGHIDQIAQVVNQIKNNPDSRRMIVSAWNVAEVNQMALPPCHSLFQFYVEPANPLKGESKGKLSCQLYQRSADIFLGVPFNIASYALLTMMMAQVCDLDYGDFIHTLGDAHLYNNHLEQVNLQLSREPRPLPTMKINPEVKDIFGFKFEDFTLENYDPHPHIKGVVAV from the coding sequence ATGAAACAGTATCTCGATTTGATGAAACATGTATTGGAAACCGGCGCGCAAAAGCACGACAGGACGGGTACCGGTACAGTAAGTGTGTTTGGCTACCAGATGCGTTTCAACCTTAAAGATGGTTTCCCGATGGTGACCACCAAAAAGCTGCACTTAAAATCAATTATCCATGAATTAATCTGGTTTTTAAGTGGTGATAGCAATATTCGTTACCTGAAAGAAAATGGCGTACGCATTTGGGACGAGTGGGCCGATGCCGACGGAAACCTTGGCCCCGTATATGGTGTGCAATGGCGCAGCTGGCCTACGCCTGATGGCGGCCATATTGACCAGATAGCCCAGGTAGTAAACCAGATTAAAAACAACCCCGATTCGCGCCGCATGATCGTGTCTGCCTGGAACGTGGCAGAAGTAAACCAGATGGCGTTACCACCTTGCCATAGCCTGTTCCAGTTTTACGTGGAGCCCGCTAATCCCTTGAAGGGAGAATCAAAGGGCAAGTTGTCGTGCCAGTTGTATCAACGAAGCGCCGATATATTTTTGGGTGTGCCCTTCAACATCGCATCATACGCCCTGCTCACCATGATGATGGCACAGGTTTGCGACCTGGATTATGGCGATTTCATCCATACGCTGGGCGATGCCCACCTATATAACAATCACCTGGAACAGGTTAACCTCCAATTAAGCCGCGAGCCAAGGCCGCTGCCAACCATGAAGATAAACCCGGAGGTGAAGGATATTTTCGGCTTTAAGTTTGAAGATTTTACTTTGGAGAATTATGACCCGCATCCGCATATTAAGGGTGTGGTGGCTGTATAA
- a CDS encoding NAD(P)/FAD-dependent oxidoreductase translates to MNTSDSSKFPLVVIVGGGFGGLQVAKKLADKPVDVLMLDKHNYHTFQPLLYQVAMGGLESESIAFSLRKNFSGQKNFRFRIAEVLKVDAANNTIDTTIGPIAYDYLVIATGSTTNFFGNHDIEKFSMPMKSIPEALNLRYSVLQNIEEALLKTSKDEREALLTFVLVGAGPTGVELSGSLAELRNHVLTKDYPELKKEDMKVYLVDFLPKVLGPFSDQASNAAKDFLTKMGVEVLLGVKVESYDGKEIKFEGGKTIRTKNVIWSAGVMGVVPEGIEKGNIERGNRIKVDNICRMVGTENIFAIGDVAAMITDETPKGHPGVAQVAIQMGAHVGKTIMQLINHEPTTPFKYFDKGSLATIGRNKAVADLGKIRFQGFFAWLVWMFVHLISLLGGRNKVIVFINWVSSYINYNGGTRLIIRKFEREGLTEDEHLPKTVD, encoded by the coding sequence ATGAACACATCAGATAGTTCAAAATTCCCTTTAGTAGTAATAGTTGGTGGTGGCTTTGGCGGCTTGCAGGTAGCAAAAAAACTGGCCGATAAGCCTGTTGATGTACTGATGCTTGATAAGCATAATTACCACACCTTTCAACCTTTGTTGTACCAGGTGGCCATGGGAGGCCTCGAATCCGAATCGATCGCGTTCTCCCTGCGTAAAAATTTTTCGGGTCAAAAAAATTTCCGCTTCAGAATAGCCGAGGTATTAAAGGTTGACGCCGCTAATAATACCATTGATACCACCATTGGCCCAATAGCTTATGATTACCTGGTAATTGCCACCGGATCAACCACCAACTTTTTTGGCAATCACGATATCGAAAAGTTTTCGATGCCGATGAAGTCAATCCCGGAGGCATTAAACTTACGATACTCTGTACTCCAGAACATTGAAGAAGCCCTGCTTAAAACATCTAAAGATGAGCGCGAAGCACTGCTCACGTTTGTGCTGGTAGGTGCCGGCCCAACAGGCGTTGAGCTTTCGGGCTCATTAGCCGAATTGCGCAATCACGTGCTGACCAAAGATTATCCCGAACTTAAAAAAGAGGACATGAAGGTTTACCTGGTAGATTTTTTACCAAAGGTACTGGGGCCTTTCTCTGACCAGGCATCAAACGCCGCCAAAGATTTCCTTACAAAAATGGGTGTGGAAGTATTGTTAGGTGTTAAGGTAGAAAGCTATGATGGAAAAGAAATAAAATTTGAGGGTGGCAAAACCATCCGCACCAAAAACGTGATATGGAGCGCCGGCGTTATGGGCGTAGTACCCGAAGGTATTGAAAAAGGCAATATTGAACGCGGTAACAGGATAAAGGTTGATAACATTTGCCGCATGGTGGGTACCGAAAACATCTTCGCCATTGGCGATGTGGCAGCGATGATAACTGACGAAACACCTAAAGGACACCCGGGCGTAGCTCAGGTAGCAATACAAATGGGCGCGCACGTAGGTAAAACGATTATGCAACTAATTAACCACGAGCCTACCACTCCGTTTAAATATTTCGACAAAGGATCGTTAGCTACCATTGGCCGCAACAAAGCCGTCGCCGATTTAGGTAAGATTAGGTTCCAGGGATTTTTTGCGTGGCTGGTATGGATGTTTGTACACTTAATATCGCTTTTAGGTGGCCGCAACAAAGTAATTGTTTTCATCAACTGGGTATCCAGCTATATCAACTACAATGGCGGCACCCGGCTCATTATCCGCAAGTTTGAACGTGAAGGACTAACCGAGGACGAGCATTTACCGAAGACGGTGGATTGA
- a CDS encoding dihydrofolate reductase, whose product MIVSIIVAIAKNHAIGKDNKLLWYLPNDLKHFKDVTSGHTVIMGRKTFDSVGKPLPRRRNIVITRQDISIEGCEVVKSIEAALVLCAAEDEIFIVGGAEIYRQAIPLTNRIYLTIIDQEFEGDTFFPELNTGDWQETQRENFEPDDKNKYSYSFITLERR is encoded by the coding sequence ATGATCGTAAGTATAATAGTAGCGATAGCCAAAAACCACGCTATCGGCAAAGACAATAAATTACTTTGGTACCTGCCCAATGACTTAAAGCATTTTAAAGATGTTACCAGCGGGCATACGGTTATCATGGGACGCAAAACATTTGATTCAGTAGGTAAACCATTGCCAAGGCGCAGGAATATTGTGATTACCCGCCAGGATATCAGCATTGAAGGTTGCGAAGTTGTAAAATCAATTGAAGCGGCATTGGTACTTTGCGCCGCTGAGGATGAAATATTTATTGTAGGTGGTGCCGAAATTTACAGGCAGGCCATCCCGCTCACGAACCGCATATATCTCACCATAATTGACCAGGAATTTGAAGGTGACACCTTTTTCCCTGAGTTAAACACAGGGGATTGGCAAGAAACGCAAAGGGAAAATTTTGAGCCCGATGACAAAAACAAGTATAGCTATTCGTTTATCACACTGGAGCGTCGCTAA
- the secDF gene encoding protein translocase subunit SecDF: MQGKGVIKFFAILLAVVCIYQLSFTWVAQKVESDAKAYAKGNAEKEKAYLDSMSTQPVYPIFKHTYAFVLQRELALGLDLKGGMNVTMQIQLDELVRKIANDNPDATFNQALANADKLQANAKTSQKDYIALFVSEYEKLNPDGKLAAIFSTKDNQDHLKFNATNSEVEAYLRDLASTAVKQSFTVLNTRINQFGVTQPNIQLEASSNRILIELPGVKEPDRVRKLLSGTAKLEFYQTFDNSEAYQTIIAIDNLLGAKNKTIAKTDTTKTTATAAAKTDTAKKAGSLLSKVQKSAEKDTSASALAGKSQLAAQHPLLSVMSLNLYPGQNGQQQLGSGPVVGYALLKDTAKVNSYLHSKLAQSAIPRNMKFLWDVKPMKDAKQKAFALYAIKLSGAENGPVLSGSVITDARADVNQKGSPEVVMIMNSEGAQKWRAVTAEAAAATNKRAIAIVLDDNVYSAPNVQNEISGGVSSIEGSFTQEDTRDLANVLKAGRLPAPAHIVSEDVVGPSLGKQAIAASLLSCVLGLVVVLVFMIAYYNRAGTVAVVAVIINIFFLMGVLTSLGAVLTVPGVAGIVLTLGIAVDANVLVYERVREELALGKSLKIAVADGFKHALPSILDSQISTFLTGLILFIFGSGPIQGFATTLMIGIITSLFCSLLISRVIFEWMLEKGWDIKFSNPWSSHTFKNANYAFVKNRFKFYIFSGTFIIAGIISIFVRGFSYGVDFEGGRNFIITFPNKNITTEQIHSVVDPSLLGRGTEVKTVNADKISITTNYLIQQNTPAVDVQVRKTLIEALATKPETKISDSDIQGQSKVSATIAEELKTSAVYTVLIAILVISAYIFIRFRKWQFSLGAMVATAHDALLVLSFFSLFNGILPFSLDIDQAFIAAILTVIGYSINDTVVVFDRIREFLDHKSKDEQTEDVINRAINSTLSRTIITALTVIFVLIVLFIFGGDVIKGFSFALLIGVIFGTYSSICVATPVIVDFGKKDLK, encoded by the coding sequence ATGCAAGGTAAAGGGGTTATTAAATTTTTCGCCATTCTGTTGGCAGTTGTGTGTATCTACCAGCTGTCTTTTACATGGGTGGCCCAAAAAGTTGAGAGTGATGCCAAGGCATACGCAAAGGGGAATGCTGAAAAAGAGAAGGCTTACCTGGACTCAATGTCTACACAACCGGTATATCCGATATTCAAACACACTTACGCTTTCGTATTGCAAAGGGAACTTGCATTAGGTTTGGACCTTAAAGGTGGTATGAACGTTACTATGCAGATACAGCTTGATGAGCTGGTACGCAAAATTGCGAACGACAACCCCGATGCAACATTCAACCAGGCTTTGGCAAACGCCGATAAACTGCAGGCTAACGCTAAAACCAGCCAGAAAGATTATATCGCGCTGTTTGTAAGCGAGTATGAGAAATTGAATCCGGATGGCAAGCTGGCCGCTATCTTTTCAACAAAAGATAACCAGGATCACTTAAAGTTCAACGCCACCAACAGCGAAGTTGAAGCTTATCTGCGAGATTTGGCCAGCACCGCTGTAAAACAATCGTTCACGGTTTTAAATACCCGTATCAACCAGTTTGGCGTAACCCAGCCTAACATTCAGTTAGAGGCCAGTTCAAACCGCATCCTGATTGAGCTGCCTGGTGTTAAAGAACCAGACCGCGTTCGTAAACTGTTATCAGGAACTGCAAAGCTGGAGTTTTATCAAACATTTGATAACAGCGAAGCCTACCAGACCATTATAGCTATTGACAACCTGCTTGGTGCAAAAAACAAAACCATTGCTAAAACTGATACTACCAAGACAACTGCAACCGCGGCCGCTAAAACCGATACCGCTAAAAAAGCAGGATCGTTGTTAAGCAAGGTGCAAAAAAGTGCCGAAAAAGACACTTCGGCAAGCGCTTTGGCAGGCAAATCGCAATTGGCTGCGCAACATCCGTTATTGTCTGTAATGTCGTTAAACCTATATCCAGGTCAAAACGGTCAGCAGCAATTAGGTTCAGGTCCTGTTGTTGGTTATGCTTTGTTAAAAGATACCGCCAAGGTTAATAGCTACCTGCATAGCAAACTTGCACAATCGGCTATCCCACGCAATATGAAATTCCTTTGGGATGTAAAACCCATGAAGGATGCCAAACAAAAAGCATTTGCTTTATACGCCATTAAGTTAAGCGGCGCCGAAAACGGCCCGGTACTTTCTGGTTCTGTAATTACCGATGCAAGGGCCGATGTTAACCAAAAAGGCAGCCCTGAGGTTGTAATGATCATGAACTCGGAAGGTGCCCAAAAATGGCGTGCCGTTACTGCCGAGGCTGCTGCTGCAACCAACAAGCGCGCTATTGCCATTGTGTTGGATGATAACGTATACTCTGCCCCAAATGTTCAAAACGAAATTTCGGGTGGTGTATCATCAATTGAAGGAAGCTTTACACAAGAAGATACACGGGATTTGGCCAACGTGTTAAAAGCTGGTCGTTTACCTGCTCCTGCGCACATCGTATCTGAGGACGTTGTAGGTCCGTCGTTAGGTAAACAAGCTATAGCCGCCAGTTTGCTATCATGCGTACTGGGATTGGTAGTAGTACTTGTTTTCATGATTGCGTACTATAACCGTGCAGGTACTGTTGCGGTGGTTGCGGTTATTATCAACATATTTTTCCTGATGGGTGTATTAACCAGCTTAGGTGCTGTGTTAACCGTACCGGGTGTAGCGGGTATAGTACTTACCTTAGGTATAGCGGTAGATGCCAACGTGTTGGTGTATGAGCGGGTACGTGAAGAGCTTGCTTTGGGTAAATCATTAAAAATAGCTGTAGCCGATGGTTTCAAACACGCGCTGCCATCTATTCTCGATTCACAGATCAGTACGTTCCTTACCGGTTTAATCCTGTTCATCTTCGGTTCGGGCCCTATCCAGGGTTTTGCAACTACCTTAATGATCGGTATTATCACCTCATTATTCTGTTCGCTGTTAATCTCAAGGGTTATATTTGAGTGGATGCTTGAAAAAGGTTGGGATATTAAATTCAGCAACCCATGGAGTTCACATACCTTCAAAAATGCTAACTACGCGTTTGTTAAAAACCGTTTCAAGTTTTACATTTTCTCGGGTACGTTTATCATTGCCGGTATTATTTCGATATTTGTGCGTGGCTTTAGCTACGGTGTTGATTTTGAGGGTGGCCGTAACTTTATAATTACGTTCCCTAACAAAAACATAACAACAGAGCAAATTCACAGTGTTGTTGACCCATCTTTGTTAGGCCGCGGTACCGAGGTTAAAACTGTAAATGCCGATAAAATCAGCATCACTACAAATTACCTTATCCAGCAAAACACCCCTGCGGTTGATGTACAGGTAAGAAAAACGTTAATTGAAGCGCTGGCAACCAAACCAGAAACTAAAATAAGTGATAGCGATATCCAGGGCCAATCGAAGGTAAGCGCTACCATAGCCGAAGAATTAAAAACATCGGCTGTTTATACGGTATTAATCGCCATATTGGTAATCTCGGCATACATCTTTATCCGTTTCCGTAAATGGCAATTTAGCTTGGGTGCGATGGTTGCAACCGCGCATGATGCCTTGCTGGTATTGTCCTTTTTCTCGTTATTCAACGGCATATTACCATTCTCGCTGGATATCGACCAGGCGTTCATCGCCGCTATCTTAACGGTAATTGGTTACTCTATTAACGATACCGTGGTGGTGTTCGATAGGATCCGCGAGTTTCTTGATCATAAATCAAAAGATGAACAAACGGAAGATGTTATTAACCGCGCTATCAACAGTACATTAAGCCGTACCATTATTACCGCGTTAACAGTAATCTTCGTACTGATTGTGTTATTCATATTTGGTGGCGATGTTATCAAAGGCTTCTCGTTCGCATTATTAATCGGGGTTATTTTCGGAACATACTCGTCTATCTGCGTGGCAACACCGGTGATAGTTGACTTTGGAAAAAAAGACCTAAAATAA
- a CDS encoding type II toxin-antitoxin system death-on-curing family toxin: protein MISIQSVLYIHSQLIKNFGGGEGVRDQGGLEAAIARPYATFDGIDLYPEPIDKAAAIFESLIINHPFIDGNKRTAYTLLRLMLLGFGWDIEASEDEKYDMTIAASTGKLKFDEIKLWLSEKTITKNK, encoded by the coding sequence ATGATCTCTATACAATCTGTTTTATATATTCATTCCCAATTAATTAAAAATTTTGGAGGTGGCGAAGGTGTGAGAGATCAGGGTGGCCTGGAAGCCGCCATCGCCCGGCCATATGCTACTTTTGACGGCATTGACTTGTACCCCGAACCCATTGACAAAGCTGCCGCCATTTTCGAGAGCCTAATTATTAACCATCCTTTTATCGACGGCAATAAAAGAACTGCCTACACCCTATTGAGACTAATGTTATTAGGTTTTGGTTGGGACATCGAAGCATCGGAGGACGAAAAATACGACATGACAATTGCCGCAAGTACCGGAAAGTTAAAGTTCGACGAGATAAAATTGTGGCTTTCAGAAAAAACCATCACAAAAAACAAATGA
- a CDS encoding hydroxymethylglutaryl-CoA lyase: MPIKITECPRDAMQGIVHFIPTDIKAAYINLLLQVGFDTIDFGSFVSAKAIPQLQDTAEVLSKLDLSNTQSKLLAIIANYRGAEEAVKHPEITYLGYPFSISETFQLRNTNTTLSQAFENVKRMQELAIANNKKLLVYLSMGFGNPYGDEWNTGVIHDWTGKLVKQGIDNIALADTIGISEPDQISSIYPELCLAFPKTEFGIHLHSTPDTWQPKIEAAYQSGCKRFDTAIKGYGGCPMAADDLTGNIATENLIVYLESQKEPTGLYMDKFREAMEYSGRVFL, from the coding sequence ATGCCTATAAAAATAACCGAGTGCCCCCGCGATGCCATGCAGGGCATTGTGCATTTTATTCCTACGGATATAAAGGCCGCTTATATCAACCTGCTTTTGCAGGTGGGTTTTGATACGATTGACTTCGGGAGTTTTGTATCGGCCAAGGCTATTCCACAATTACAGGATACGGCAGAGGTATTGAGTAAATTAGATTTAAGCAATACACAGTCAAAACTATTGGCCATTATTGCCAATTACCGTGGCGCCGAAGAAGCCGTGAAGCATCCCGAAATAACCTACCTGGGGTATCCGTTTTCAATTTCCGAAACATTTCAGCTGCGCAATACCAATACTACCCTATCCCAGGCTTTTGAGAATGTAAAACGGATGCAGGAATTAGCGATTGCCAATAACAAAAAACTACTCGTTTACTTATCAATGGGCTTTGGTAATCCGTATGGCGATGAATGGAACACCGGCGTTATTCATGACTGGACAGGCAAACTGGTAAAACAAGGAATTGATAACATAGCCCTTGCCGATACTATCGGCATTTCGGAGCCGGACCAGATCAGCAGCATATATCCAGAACTCTGCCTGGCATTTCCAAAAACCGAATTCGGTATCCACCTGCACAGCACACCTGATACCTGGCAACCCAAAATAGAAGCTGCTTACCAAAGCGGCTGCAAAAGATTTGATACAGCCATTAAAGGCTACGGCGGATGCCCCATGGCCGCAGATGACCTTACAGGCAACATCGCCACCGAAAACCTAATTGTATACCTCGAAAGTCAAAAAGAGCCCACTGGGCTTTATATGGACAAATTCCGGGAAGCGATGGAATATTCGGGGAGGGTATTTTTGTAG